CTTCCTCGTAAACATATCTGGCCTTTTTTCTGACCTTCACGTGGAAGTTGCCAATATATCCAGATATATCCTCGATTTCGCTGTAGGTCAGGAGCTTAATCTTGGGATGTCGACCGACATCCATCATCCTCGGACCGAGGATTCATATTGCTCAGTCCATTGTCGGGTAGGTCTTGTTTAGCTGAGACATCAACCCACCAATGGATGGCTCCTTCTCTACCAGGTATACAGGATATCCCGAATCAGCCAGGTCGAGAGATGCCTGTATCCCTGCTATGCCTCCGCCGATAACCAGCGCAGCTCTCGTGACTGGAACCTCAAGCTCATCCTGAGGTTCAAGCCTGGCTCCACGAGCCACCGCGGCCGCAATCAGGTCCTCAGCCTTTTTCGTCGCGTTTTTCTTGTCCGCGCTATGAACCCACGAGCAATGCTCCCTGATATTCGCCATCTCCATCAGATAGGGATTCAGACCCGCATCGCTTACACAGGCTCTGAACGTCGGCTCGTGCATCCTGGGAGTGCAGGAAGCGACAACAACCCTGTTGAGCTTGTTGTCGACAACGTACTGCTTGATCTCCTGCTGCCCGGGCTCGGCACAGGTATACTTATTCTTCACTGCGCAAACAACGCCTGGCAGGTTCTTGGCGTGCTCGACTAATTCATCGCAGTCGACTGACCCGGCGATGTTTTGCCCGCATTCGCAGACGAATACACCAATACGAAGGTCATCCTTCTCCAATCGACTCACCTCCCTCTCTACTTATTCCAATGATTTCTCCATCAAGCTGGCCAGGTCCACCATTTCAATCTTCACGTCTTTTCCCCTATCCTCCCCGTCCATCGCACACTTGAAGTGTATCTGGCATTTTGGACAGGTGGTGACAAGCGCATCTGCACCTGTGGACTTGGCCTCCCTCAATCTATCAAGTTGAACTTCTTTGTTTATGGTGCCGCAGTTTGTCCACGAAACTGTTCCGCAACACAAAGCCTGTCTGCCTGTTCGCTCCATCTCCTTAAACTGCAGACCTTCTATCGCATTCATGAGCGCTCTAGGTTCATCAAAAACGTCACAGAACCTACCCAACCTGCATGCATCGTGATAGGTGACAGCTCCGTCCTTCTTCTTGAATGAGAGCTTACCATCCGATAGCTTCTTGGCGAGGAGCTCGGAGAGATGGACAACCTCAAGCTTGAAATCCGATGAGAATTTGGGGTAGTCCTGTTTCAGAGTCTTGTAGCATTCGGCACACGCGGTAACAATTGTTTTTGCTCCTGTCTTCTTGATCAGTTTGACATTATGTGTGACCAGCCGTTCGAAATTCTCTACTTCCCCAGTCCACAACAGATCATGCCCGCAGCACCTCTCATCTCTCATGACGACCGGCTCTATCCCCAGCCTGTTCAGAACCTTTATGGTACTTCTTCCAATATCTAATAAGTTCAAGTTGAAACTTTCAAAAAAGACATCAAAATAGGGGAGGCAACCCACAAAGTAGAGGACATCGCCCTTGTCTCTTATCCTTAAATCATCTGAGATCCAGTCCATCCGGTTCTGCTTCAAATCTGGGGCAGTCATAATCCTTTCCAGCGCGTTTATCGCGCCAGAGTGGGTGCACTCACCTGTTACCCCAAATTCTCTTGCAAACCCCCTCAACTCTGCGGTCATTTCAGCGTATGATACATCTGATGGGCACACCTCATTGCATGCCTTGCACGTGAGACACGACCAGAAAAACTCATATGCTGCCACATCCTCGTCCTCAGACTGCAATACCTTCTTCACTGCCAGCCTGGGAGATTGTCCCACAGTCGTAACAGGACAGACAGAAGTGCACTTCCCGCAATCGAGGCAGTAGTAGGCATTGTTTCTTCTTATCGTATCTTTGGTGGACTCCATTGTCAGCCTTGTCCCAACGTGATCGTTGATCTACCCAACTTCTTCACCCCTTTCAAGAACTCTTTCACGTCTTGCTGAGTCTTCTCCATATCCCCGGGGTGAACGCTGCAATAGACTAACCTTTCATCGTCTATTCCCAGAAGACGTCCCATTCTTCTTGCCAGTTCAAACTCTTCTTTGCTTTTTGTGGCTCCGAATGAATAGTGACATTCTCCTTCGTCGCATCCGAACACCGCCACTCCGTCTGCACCGTGTTCAAAGGCTCGCAACAGAAGTCCCGCACTCACTCTCCCCCCACACATCAGCCTGATTAGATGGATGTCGGAAGACGATTCAACATCGACCTCCTTCAGCAGAGGATAGCCTCCCCAGTTGCAGGCAAAAGCAACTATATTTGAGATGAACTTCTTTCCAGCAGCCATCTTGGTATCCTAATATCAGGTACTCATCAACCCAGTCAGCCTGGCATCTGCGAAGTGTAACGGCTCTATGGCAGATGACGGGCAAACAGCAGTACAGGTGCCGCATCCGTGACAAAGGAGGGGATCAATCTTTGCGGTAAGACCTCCATTTGACTCCTCGAGTTTGACCGCCTTGTACTCGCACACATCTTTGCACTTACCGCATCCCCTGCATTTCCTACTGACGACTTCGCTTATTATCGGCTCGGCTAGAACCTCTTTCTTGCTCTTACTACCCAGGACGATGTTGGCCTTCCAGGGGCCAAGGCCGGGAGGGAATCTTTCAGGAGCCCAGGGAATCTGAATCAATACATCTTCGCCCCTGCCTGCCTCCTCAACAGCCATCAGTTTCTTCCAACATGAGGCAATGCACTCCTCACATTCAACGCACGGGCCGCATCTTAGGCACCTCTTGGCCTCATTGACAGCAGTCTCCTCGTCATATGCCGATTCTACCTCATTGAAGTTGAGCCTCTTCGCCGCAGGAAGAGCAAGTACCTCTGCTCTCCTGATCTCCTGATGAGCGTGACCATCGACGATCAGCTCCAGTTCCTCGTCCTCGGGATAAGAACACGCTGGCTTCAGCTTCTCTCCCCTGAGATATCTGTCCATTGACGCTGCTGCCCTATGACCGGCTCCGATCGCATCAATGATGGTCTTTGGGCCTGTCACAGCATCGCCTCCAGCGAATATGCCTGGAACACTTGTCTGCAGAATTTCATCATCAACAGAGAATGTATTCCATTTTGTTATCTCGAAGTTGTGTTTCTTCGAAAGAAAACTGAGATCCGGTCTCTGGCTGATAGCAGGGACTATGAAGTCAGCATCTATGGTGAATTCCGAACCCTCTATGGGAATGGGTCTCCGCCTACCACTCGCATCCGGCTCACCAAGTTTCATCTTTATGCACTCCATGCCCGTGGCTTTTCCGTTCTTACCGACTATTTTCACGGGAGCCGCGAGGTACGATATCTTCACGCCTTCCTTCTCGGCATCTTCTATCTCATGAGGATTGGCAGGCATCTCTTTTCGAGACCTTCTATATACGATATGAACCTCATCACAACCCAGTCTCAATGCTGTCCTCGCGGAGTCGAGTGCAGAATTCCCACCTCCTATGATGATAGCCTTCTTGCCGGGCTTCTTCTTTTTCTTTCCAAGATTGAAGTCCATCAAAAACTTGATGCAGTCGACGATACCTTCGAGTTCATCCTCGCCTGGTACACCAAGCTTCAGGCCCTGATAAGCACCCACCGCCACAAAGACTGCTTTGTAACCTCTCTTAAGAAGACCTTCGACATCGTCAATTCTCGAGTTCGTCTTTATCTTAACCCCCAGAGCCGCAATCGAATCTATCTCTGTCTGCACTACGTCTCGTGGAAGTCTGAAAGAAGGAATGCAGACCGAAAGCATCCCCCCGGTTACGGGAAGAGCCTCAAATATGGTAACTCCATATCCCATCCTGGCCAAGTCATTTGCCGCGGTCAGACCGGCGGGACCTGAGCCAACTATGGCAATCTTTTCCTTTTTTGTCTGCTCTATTGGCTTGGGTCTTGTCCTGGACTTGTGTGACAGCTCGTAATCAGCGACGAACCTCTTCAACGCGCATATCGCCACCGGATCATCGACATCATTCCTCTTGCATTCATTCTCGCAGGGATGAGTGCAAACACGTCCACATATTCCAGGCAGAGGATTGGTGGCTCGAACCACCTCAAGAGCCTTGTCGAACTTCCGCTCTGCAATCAGCCCTACATATGACTTTATGTTTACACCAGCAGGGCAGTTGACCCTGCATATTGGTATCTTTGTCTTTTCTATCCTATATTCTGCATCAATCTCGGGAAACGCGAGCGCGGCGTCTTCAGAAGACAGAAGTGACTTCAAAGGACTTGCTTTTCTGGTCAACTCTTTTGCCCCTCTTTCCCGTAGTCGTAACCCTTGTCAAAGGCTTTCATGTTAAGATCTATGAACCTTGAAGGGACAAAGCTCGGTATCGCCTTCTTCATTGCCTCCTTGGACACAACGTCGGTAACCGCAGTGAAAAAACCCAGCATGACCACATTGGCAATGATACGGTTTCCCAGCTCCTCCGCAAATCTGGTTGCAGGAATAGAAAACTCCTTTTTTTTCACCTTCCTCTTCTTTGGATGAACAAGGTCGGCATCATAGACAAGAAGACCGTTATCCTTCAACTCCTCTTCGTATTTTGCGTAGGCTTCCTGAGACATGGCCACCAGAATATCTGGTTTTGTAATGTACGGATAGAGCACCCTTTCGTCAGAAACAACAACTTGGGCACTGCATGCTCCGCCTCTCGCCTCCGGTCCAAACGACTGGGTCAAGGTAGCAAACCTCTCGTCATGAAGGGAGGCGGCAGCACCTATTATGATCCCTGAGCGGATTATCCCCTGACCGCCAAATCCAGCAAATCTCACTTCTCTCATTTCATCCCTCGTATCGCTTGAACTTATCACCCATCACTTCCTTCAATCTCTTGTTGTAAGAGTCAAGGAAGGTGGGCCTCTCTCTATCGATGAACTTCCCCACAATTATCGGTTTCTGGAAATCTATAGCCACGTTCCTGGTATCCTCGCCGTTCTTGATAACAGAATTGTCGTGATAGAACTTCATCAGATCAAGCCCGGTTCCCAACCTGTTAATCCTGGCGTAGTAGTTGGCGCAAGGTGAAATCACCTCGACGACCGAGAAACCCGGCTTCAGAAGAGCCTCAGTGATAGCATTCACTAACCTTCTCACATGAAGCACAGTCCACCTTGCCACATAGACTGCTCCGCAGGACTCTGCAAGATGGGGAATGTTGAACGGGTGCTCAAAGTTGCCGTAAGGCGAAGTGGTGGCGTATCCGGTTATGGGTGTGGTAGGCGCCACCTGACCTCCCGTCATCGCATAGATGAAATTGTTGACGCATATGACTGTGATATCCATGTTTTTCCGGGCGGCATGTATGAAGTGGTTTCCGCCAATGGCAATCAGATCTCCATCACCGCTTATTACAGAAACATTGATATTGGGATTGCCCAGCTTGACTCCTGTAGCAAAAGCAACTGGCCTTCCATGAGTGGTGTGCAGTGAATCCACCTTCAGATAGCCCGCCGCCCTACCCGTGCACCCTATCCCCGAGACCACTGCGGTCATTTTGGGATCTATGCCAGCCTTCTCCAGAGCCGATACCCACGCGGTGAGAACTGTCCCCAGACCACATGTAGGACACCATATATGCGGTATTCTGTCCATCCGAAGGAGATTCTCCATTGGATGCCGTCTCTCTTCTTTCGCTTTTGCTGTCAATGTTTTTGGAGTCATAATGATTCCTTTGTTAAGTCGTGTGGTAGTCCTACTTCTTCCGTCTGTACTCCTTGTAACCTTCAATGGGAGAGTCGTCCTTAACCGCTTGTTCAATGGCATAGAGAATATCTTCCGGGTCGTGTACCCAACCGCCTCCATGAGGCGCAAGCACAGCCCTGGCACGACCTTGGCAGCACCGATCTACCTCAAGAACGATCTGTCCATAGTTTATCTCAGGTACAACAAAAGTCTTCACCTTCTTGGAGAGCTCACGCACCCTCTCTTCGGGAAAAGGCCACACAACTACCAGTCTCATGGCCCCCACCTTGATCCCCTTTTCTCTTGCTAGATCAATAGCCCTGATGGCGACTCTGGAGGTTATGCCATAACTGAGCACAACTACCTCAGCATCCTCTATCGAATCCTCCTCCCATTCGCATATCTTGTCGGTATTCAGCCTTATCTTGTCCACCAGCCGTCTCACATTTTGCTCCTGGCAGGCAGCATTCATCACCGGATATCCCTTGTAATCGTGGGTAAGGCCAGTCACGTGGAATCTTGTTCCATCTCCAATCTTGGTCATGAAAGGAACCATATCTTTATCGGGCTTGAAGGGAAGATACTCCTCCGGAGGACCTTTGTACCATTTCCTTTCAACAAGCTCTATCTCATCAGCGGGAGGAATAACCACCTTCTCGGTCATGTGTCCTACGCACTCATCCATCATTACGAATACAGGAACCCGGTACTGTTCTGAAAGATTGAATGCCTTAATGGTGAACTCGAAAGTCTCTTGAGGGGAGTTCG
The sequence above is a segment of the candidate division TA06 bacterium genome. Coding sequences within it:
- a CDS encoding (Fe-S)-binding protein; translated protein: MESTKDTIRRNNAYYCLDCGKCTSVCPVTTVGQSPRLAVKKVLQSEDEDVAAYEFFWSCLTCKACNEVCPSDVSYAEMTAELRGFAREFGVTGECTHSGAINALERIMTAPDLKQNRMDWISDDLRIRDKGDVLYFVGCLPYFDVFFESFNLNLLDIGRSTIKVLNRLGIEPVVMRDERCCGHDLLWTGEVENFERLVTHNVKLIKKTGAKTIVTACAECYKTLKQDYPKFSSDFKLEVVHLSELLAKKLSDGKLSFKKKDGAVTYHDACRLGRFCDVFDEPRALMNAIEGLQFKEMERTGRQALCCGTVSWTNCGTINKEVQLDRLREAKSTGADALVTTCPKCQIHFKCAMDGEDRGKDVKIEMVDLASLMEKSLE
- a CDS encoding hydrogenase iron-sulfur subunit; protein product: MAAGKKFISNIVAFACNWGGYPLLKEVDVESSSDIHLIRLMCGGRVSAGLLLRAFEHGADGVAVFGCDEGECHYSFGATKSKEEFELARRMGRLLGIDDERLVYCSVHPGDMEKTQQDVKEFLKGVKKLGRSTITLGQG
- a CDS encoding 4Fe-4S dicluster domain-containing protein codes for the protein MTRKASPLKSLLSSEDAALAFPEIDAEYRIEKTKIPICRVNCPAGVNIKSYVGLIAERKFDKALEVVRATNPLPGICGRVCTHPCENECKRNDVDDPVAICALKRFVADYELSHKSRTRPKPIEQTKKEKIAIVGSGPAGLTAANDLARMGYGVTIFEALPVTGGMLSVCIPSFRLPRDVVQTEIDSIAALGVKIKTNSRIDDVEGLLKRGYKAVFVAVGAYQGLKLGVPGEDELEGIVDCIKFLMDFNLGKKKKKPGKKAIIIGGGNSALDSARTALRLGCDEVHIVYRRSRKEMPANPHEIEDAEKEGVKISYLAAPVKIVGKNGKATGMECIKMKLGEPDASGRRRPIPIEGSEFTIDADFIVPAISQRPDLSFLSKKHNFEITKWNTFSVDDEILQTSVPGIFAGGDAVTGPKTIIDAIGAGHRAAASMDRYLRGEKLKPACSYPEDEELELIVDGHAHQEIRRAEVLALPAAKRLNFNEVESAYDEETAVNEAKRCLRCGPCVECEECIASCWKKLMAVEEAGRGEDVLIQIPWAPERFPPGLGPWKANIVLGSKSKKEVLAEPIISEVVSRKCRGCGKCKDVCEYKAVKLEESNGGLTAKIDPLLCHGCGTCTAVCPSSAIEPLHFADARLTGLMST
- a CDS encoding pyruvate ferredoxin oxidoreductase — its product is MREVRFAGFGGQGIIRSGIIIGAAASLHDERFATLTQSFGPEARGGACSAQVVVSDERVLYPYITKPDILVAMSQEAYAKYEEELKDNGLLVYDADLVHPKKRKVKKKEFSIPATRFAEELGNRIIANVVMLGFFTAVTDVVSKEAMKKAIPSFVPSRFIDLNMKAFDKGYDYGKEGQKS
- a CDS encoding 2-oxoacid:ferredoxin oxidoreductase subunit beta, whose product is MENLLRMDRIPHIWCPTCGLGTVLTAWVSALEKAGIDPKMTAVVSGIGCTGRAAGYLKVDSLHTTHGRPVAFATGVKLGNPNINVSVISGDGDLIAIGGNHFIHAARKNMDITVICVNNFIYAMTGGQVAPTTPITGYATTSPYGNFEHPFNIPHLAESCGAVYVARWTVLHVRRLVNAITEALLKPGFSVVEVISPCANYYARINRLGTGLDLMKFYHDNSVIKNGEDTRNVAIDFQKPIIVGKFIDRERPTFLDSYNKRLKEVMGDKFKRYEG
- a CDS encoding 2-oxoacid:acceptor oxidoreductase subunit alpha, encoding MKADPKSVLTGSHFIDGDHAAAEGALAAGCRFFGGYPITPSTEVAERFARRCPQVDAIFIQMEDELGSLASVIGAVWAGKKAMTVTSGPGFSLMMEHIGLAAMLETPCVLVNVQRGGPSTGLPTLTGQADMMQARWGSHGDYEIIAVSPNSPQETFEFTIKAFNLSEQYRVPVFVMMDECVGHMTEKVVIPPADEIELVERKWYKGPPEEYLPFKPDKDMVPFMTKIGDGTRFHVTGLTHDYKGYPVMNAACQEQNVRRLVDKIRLNTDKICEWEEDSIEDAEVVVLSYGITSRVAIRAIDLAREKGIKVGAMRLVVVWPFPEERVRELSKKVKTFVVPEINYGQIVLEVDRCCQGRARAVLAPHGGGWVHDPEDILYAIEQAVKDDSPIEGYKEYRRKK